Proteins encoded by one window of Lactobacillus paragasseri:
- a CDS encoding NUDIX hydrolase N-terminal domain-containing protein gives MKTNDQIANWAMDLQSLAQAGLRYGHDVFDRERYEEIRRIAGEMMSARTGIPEEKLKTLFLGDEGYQTPKIDTRAAIFKDNRILLVREKKTQEWSLPGGWNDYDQTTAQNCVKEAREEAGRIVEPIKIIAVQDRNHHNKPVIATNITKIFYLCKEISGKFTPNDETDACDYFNLDNLPKLSLGRNTKEQIAMCFDANNDPDWDTKFE, from the coding sequence ATGAAGACAAATGATCAAATTGCAAATTGGGCAATGGACTTACAAAGTTTGGCTCAAGCTGGATTAAGATATGGACATGATGTTTTTGATCGAGAACGTTACGAAGAGATTCGTCGAATCGCTGGTGAAATGATGTCAGCTAGGACTGGAATTCCGGAAGAGAAACTTAAGACTCTTTTTTTAGGTGATGAAGGTTATCAAACTCCCAAAATTGATACACGAGCTGCAATTTTTAAAGATAATAGAATATTGCTTGTTCGTGAAAAAAAGACACAGGAGTGGTCATTGCCTGGTGGCTGGAATGATTATGATCAAACTACTGCTCAAAATTGCGTTAAAGAAGCTCGTGAAGAAGCGGGAAGAATAGTAGAACCGATTAAGATTATTGCAGTGCAAGATCGGAATCATCATAATAAGCCTGTTATTGCGACTAATATTACGAAAATATTTTATTTATGTAAGGAAATTAGTGGAAAGTTTACGCCAAATGATGAAACGGATGCATGTGATTATTTTAATTTAGATAATTTACCTAAACTTTCACTTGGACGAAATACTAAAGAACAAATTGCAATGTGTTTTGATGCAAATAATGATCCTGACTGGGATACTAAATTTGAATAA
- a CDS encoding mucin-binding protein, which yields MLSRNNNRFNELKEISPRYSIRKFTVGAASVLIGMSIFGLNSQTARADSINENDTNKQNPAIEQKSDKALTATPASDIKNVVVTAKNVDAQNQVPAETSNGNTSSKQNTINTNKENSQRAELQIENTRKVVAANKEESTQDTTAIQNQAKPVAKENYSVIQHDVIANNGNTPHDSGYVQLNLGLQIKNTKNINPGDYIDIDLGLPLQSGQQKTYSDGLAEKNTPVTIKDNAGKTDTIGSIATVGNIPNEFYRLSFNDHIQKYGTVLLNLDLKQYSLIQRAISTVGYSHEKNGPTSYSAQDDLVIGDGAYKFTSGLSVPVKYIPQESNGSVIQRVGENTWIQGRSTGKNSRVWTVYPDGSFTVNDKSALGLDGIVYFSKNFGNSATVTVYTLSNNPYFDSNYASDDDIKEQIESAFAQLKSTNNLDQIAQDNSNVGFSINKIPENDISIAVTHNDNSEKAYSTVMRADGSKYSGDQLMLSRTYHITVNGAKLGQIYSLPISFVSEITKSGVNVSKPANITKPEQDKIQTYQDSNKYEVLNNDLNNAYPILYKGIMIDNPGLMNFMKNNLATWIDVKNDEDPSDELLGPAAYTLNVSVVNQPTNLKPQNIANGNSSSGQQLDRTILVVFQDLDENNKNILSKDLTGLSGADAGYSTANDIKALEAQHYELVSDDTNGQNLKFGNQEQIFYVKFRHVLKKEKQENKSVSRNITYVDDKGNPVKGSPDGKTSYVQSASFVRFPVKDLVTGVVGYSINNDGAIDTQDGTIDTQDGTHAWKAIGSNYFEKVISKDPASLGFEHVNYAVIPEKTVDANTKDQEIQVIYSGTTKNPDKPSKPSKPDKPETPNKPDKPSEPSKPTKPETPNKPDKPSEPSKPTKPETPNKPDKPSEPSKPTKPETPNKPDKPSEPSKPTKPEIPNKPDKPSEPSKPTKPETPNKPDKPSEPSKPTKPETPNKPDKPSEPSKPTKPETPNKPDKPSEPSKPAKPETPNKPDKPSEPSKPDKPETPNKPDKPSQPTKPNKPEVPNKSDKSNESSKPDKTSDVKPTESVKLIHQTTADTSKNQSESIKEENLSKPKAVLDKTSFSPLARRNSPLVNEKTNTLESSKDSTKNTKNRTVNSSKELPQTSSNTQQSINDEVIGSVALSIGLIGLAGVKKRKNAR from the coding sequence ATGTTATCAAGAAATAATAATCGTTTTAATGAACTTAAAGAAATAAGTCCTCGTTATTCAATTCGCAAGTTTACTGTCGGAGCAGCTTCTGTTCTTATAGGGATGTCAATTTTCGGGCTAAATTCTCAAACAGCTCGAGCAGACAGTATTAATGAAAATGATACAAATAAACAAAATCCTGCTATTGAGCAGAAATCAGACAAAGCTCTAACAGCTACACCGGCAAGTGATATTAAAAATGTGGTTGTAACTGCTAAGAATGTAGATGCACAAAATCAAGTACCGGCTGAAACCTCAAATGGTAATACAAGCAGTAAACAAAACACAATTAATACCAATAAAGAAAACAGCCAACGTGCTGAACTACAAATAGAAAACACTAGAAAAGTTGTTGCAGCAAACAAAGAAGAATCTACACAAGATACAACTGCTATTCAAAATCAAGCCAAACCAGTTGCAAAAGAAAACTATAGTGTTATACAGCATGATGTGATTGCTAATAACGGAAATACACCACATGATAGTGGTTACGTTCAGTTAAATTTAGGATTACAAATAAAGAATACTAAGAACATTAATCCTGGTGATTATATTGATATTGACTTAGGATTACCATTACAATCTGGACAACAAAAAACATATAGTGATGGTTTAGCAGAGAAAAATACACCAGTAACCATTAAAGACAATGCAGGAAAGACGGATACAATAGGGAGTATTGCGACAGTAGGAAATATTCCTAACGAATTTTACCGGTTAAGTTTTAATGACCATATTCAAAAATATGGTACCGTACTTCTTAATCTTGATTTAAAGCAATATTCTTTAATTCAGCGTGCTATTAGTACGGTCGGTTATTCTCATGAAAAGAATGGTCCAACCAGTTATAGTGCTCAAGATGATTTAGTTATTGGTGATGGTGCTTATAAGTTTACTTCTGGACTAAGCGTTCCTGTTAAATACATTCCGCAAGAAAGTAATGGTTCAGTTATTCAACGTGTTGGAGAAAATACTTGGATTCAAGGAAGAAGTACTGGCAAAAATTCTAGAGTATGGACTGTTTATCCTGATGGCTCATTTACTGTAAACGATAAATCTGCACTTGGATTAGATGGAATTGTATATTTTTCTAAGAATTTTGGCAATAGTGCTACAGTAACTGTTTATACCTTAAGTAACAATCCTTACTTTGATTCTAATTATGCAAGCGACGATGATATTAAGGAACAGATTGAAAGTGCTTTTGCACAGTTAAAGTCAACTAACAATTTAGATCAAATTGCTCAAGATAATTCAAATGTTGGTTTTAGTATAAATAAAATACCAGAAAATGATATTTCAATTGCTGTTACCCATAATGATAATTCCGAAAAAGCGTATAGCACAGTTATGAGGGCTGATGGGTCAAAATACTCAGGGGATCAATTAATGCTCTCACGTACATATCACATTACTGTTAATGGAGCTAAGTTAGGCCAAATATATTCTTTACCAATTTCTTTTGTTTCTGAAATTACTAAATCTGGTGTTAATGTCTCAAAGCCAGCTAATATTACTAAACCAGAACAAGATAAGATACAAACTTATCAAGATTCAAACAAATATGAAGTACTTAATAATGATTTAAATAATGCTTATCCTATTTTATATAAAGGGATTATGATTGATAATCCTGGGCTGATGAACTTTATGAAGAATAATCTTGCTACTTGGATTGATGTGAAAAATGATGAAGATCCTAGTGATGAGTTGTTAGGCCCTGCAGCGTATACTCTTAATGTATCTGTTGTAAATCAACCAACTAACTTAAAACCGCAAAATATTGCAAATGGCAATTCTTCTTCAGGACAACAGTTAGATCGAACTATTCTTGTTGTTTTCCAGGATTTAGATGAAAATAACAAAAATATCTTAAGTAAAGATTTAACTGGATTAAGTGGAGCTGATGCTGGATATTCAACTGCAAATGATATCAAAGCTCTAGAAGCTCAACATTATGAATTAGTTAGTGATGATACTAACGGTCAAAATCTTAAATTTGGTAATCAAGAACAAATATTTTATGTCAAATTTAGACATGTTTTAAAGAAAGAAAAACAAGAAAATAAGAGCGTTTCTAGAAATATTACTTATGTTGATGATAAGGGAAATCCTGTTAAAGGCTCGCCTGATGGCAAAACTAGCTATGTACAAAGTGCAAGTTTTGTTCGTTTTCCAGTGAAAGATTTAGTCACCGGTGTTGTCGGCTATAGTATTAATAATGATGGTGCTATTGATACTCAGGATGGTACTATTGATACTCAGGATGGTACTCATGCATGGAAAGCAATTGGTAGTAATTATTTTGAAAAAGTAATTTCAAAAGATCCTGCATCATTAGGGTTTGAGCATGTTAACTATGCTGTTATTCCAGAGAAAACAGTAGATGCAAATACTAAAGATCAAGAGATCCAAGTTATTTATAGTGGTACTACTAAGAACCCTGACAAGCCAAGTAAACCAAGTAAGCCAGATAAACCAGAAACACCAAATAAACCCGACAAGCCGAGTGAACCAAGTAAACCGACTAAACCGGAAACGCCAAATAAACCCGACAAGCCGAGTGAGCCAAGTAAACCGACTAAACCGGAAACACCAAATAAACCCGACAAGCCGAGTGAGCCAAGTAAACCGACTAAACCAGAAACACCAAATAAACCCGACAAGCCGAGTGAACCAAGTAAACCGACTAAACCGGAAATACCAAATAAACCCGACAAGCCGAGTGAGCCAAGTAAACCGACTAAACCGGAAACACCAAATAAACCCGACAAGCCGAGTGAACCAAGTAAACCGACTAAACCGGAAACACCAAATAAACCCGACAAGCCGAGTGAACCAAGTAAACCGACTAAACCGGAAACACCAAATAAACCCGACAAGCCGAGTGAACCAAGTAAACCGGCTAAACCGGAAACACCAAATAAACCCGACAAGCCGAGTGAACCAAGTAAGCCAGATAAACCGGAAACACCGAATAAGCCGGACAAGCCAAGTCAACCAACTAAACCTAATAAACCAGAAGTGCCGAATAAGTCTGACAAGTCGAATGAATCAAGCAAGCCTGATAAAACAAGTGATGTCAAGCCAACAGAATCTGTAAAATTGATTCATCAAACAACAGCAGATACTTCAAAGAACCAAAGTGAATCAATTAAGGAAGAAAATTTATCAAAACCAAAGGCTGTTTTAGATAAGACAAGTTTTTCACCTTTGGCTAGAAGAAATAGTCCTTTAGTCAATGAGAAAACTAACACTCTTGAATCCTCAAAAGATTCAACTAAGAATACTAAAAATAGAACAGTAAATTCAAGTAAAGAATTGCCACAAACAAGTAGTAACACTCAACAATCAATTAATGATGAAGTGATTGGTTCTGTGGCTTTATCAATAGGATTAATTGGTTTAGCCGGTGTTAAGAAGAGAAAAAATGCAAGATAA
- a CDS encoding mucin-binding protein, with product MDDKFNQNENIDEHVVVDANHPGYGFTEEKLLKTITQTVHYVGAASRNPQDNVTRVSFSHVYVVNKKSGKVIEDRGFQPKEKSMQLIGTPTLPGYIPDRVVVGGEKVTPNDLNKEYIVTFKLNMKPTNTMQKAKIRYVDLTTNNQLLTEDTISGLANTPINYDPQFKIKHFEEQGYKLVANGFNHNGDVQFFGSSNDYCPIFIITFISAVEAVNINNPVDWVDPSLYHRKSKLIVNFEGCPNPPKTVIQTINWFRTITVNNIVKKVIPNGVYDKTWRADEERYQEVKIPIVQGYHADLDFINQKSVTLDDQTITVQYHPNGHLIPVDEAGAAIQGAPTPQFESDSNDASKVRNDQNVPKVSGYQATLATVTPANPGQDLTVIYEKINNNDDTLYINLNHDHESDSQAAVNHKDIGQQTNLTDDSDVQTAIINFIDIDDHGHSITSSGKLSGRVGESINDLYSTEIPLKVLKEQGYRVVFDDFNENSERQYFKESVLPQIFTIGLSKKSSDNQDNQESSDLDEEYEKLRQTREQFKQIKPTIMDSSDKLNSSQTVNKLIDIITGLLTLIFMLSKGNKK from the coding sequence ATGGATGATAAGTTTAATCAGAATGAAAATATAGATGAACATGTGGTGGTCGATGCAAATCATCCTGGATATGGTTTTACTGAAGAAAAACTATTAAAAACAATTACGCAAACTGTTCATTATGTAGGGGCTGCTAGCCGAAATCCTCAAGATAATGTGACGAGGGTAAGTTTTAGTCATGTCTATGTCGTTAATAAAAAAAGTGGCAAAGTAATTGAGGATCGTGGCTTTCAGCCAAAAGAAAAGAGCATGCAATTAATTGGTACTCCAACACTTCCAGGCTATATTCCTGATCGAGTAGTGGTTGGTGGAGAAAAGGTAACACCTAATGATTTAAATAAAGAATATATAGTTACTTTTAAACTCAATATGAAACCAACTAATACAATGCAAAAAGCAAAAATCCGGTACGTGGATCTAACTACTAATAATCAATTATTAACCGAAGATACTATTTCGGGTTTAGCAAATACACCAATTAATTATGATCCTCAATTTAAAATCAAGCACTTTGAAGAACAAGGTTATAAGCTAGTGGCTAATGGCTTTAATCATAACGGAGATGTGCAATTTTTTGGAAGTTCAAATGATTACTGTCCAATTTTTATTATCACTTTTATATCTGCTGTTGAAGCTGTAAACATAAATAATCCTGTAGACTGGGTTGATCCATCTTTATATCACAGAAAGAGTAAGCTGATTGTTAATTTTGAGGGATGCCCGAATCCGCCAAAGACAGTCATTCAAACAATTAACTGGTTTCGAACAATTACAGTCAATAATATAGTCAAAAAGGTAATTCCTAATGGTGTTTATGATAAAACTTGGCGTGCAGATGAGGAAAGATATCAAGAAGTTAAAATTCCCATAGTTCAGGGATATCATGCAGATTTAGATTTCATTAATCAAAAATCTGTAACTTTAGATGATCAAACCATTACAGTTCAATACCACCCTAATGGTCATTTGATTCCAGTTGATGAAGCGGGAGCTGCTATTCAAGGTGCACCAACGCCTCAATTTGAATCGGACTCTAATGATGCAAGTAAAGTTAGAAATGATCAAAATGTGCCGAAAGTAAGCGGCTATCAAGCAACTTTAGCTACAGTAACTCCAGCAAATCCAGGACAAGATTTAACTGTAATCTATGAAAAGATAAACAATAATGACGATACTTTATATATTAATCTAAATCACGATCATGAATCAGATTCTCAAGCTGCAGTAAATCATAAAGATATTGGCCAACAAACTAATTTGACAGATGATAGTGATGTTCAGACAGCAATTATTAATTTTATCGATATAGATGATCATGGCCACTCTATTACTTCTTCCGGAAAACTTTCTGGGCGCGTTGGAGAATCAATTAATGATTTATATAGTACTGAAATTCCATTGAAAGTATTGAAAGAGCAAGGATATAGGGTTGTATTTGATGACTTTAACGAAAATAGTGAAAGACAATACTTTAAAGAAAGTGTTCTACCTCAGATATTTACTATTGGATTAAGTAAAAAATCAAGCGATAACCAAGATAATCAAGAAAGTTCAGATCTAGATGAAGAATATGAAAAATTACGTCAAACAAGAGAGCAGTTTAAGCAAATAAAGCCAACAATTATGGATAGTTCTGACAAATTGAATTCTTCGCAAACCGTTAATAAACTCATTGATATTATTACGGGGTTATTAACTTTGATATTTATGCTTAGTAAAGGTAATAAAAAATAA
- a CDS encoding HAD family hydrolase translates to MLKNIIFDFGNVIMNYNPDEILNHYELSPADHDLLRKTIFESKEWSEIDAGKITEKEATEIFIDRVPDQLKSKVKQIMATWPENVDFYEPVFNYMEKLRQDGYKIYGLSNTGMQFANFVKNSEMGNYFDGYVFSAQEKLMKPDRRIYEKLIARYILKPEESLFIDDLKANTDAAKKLGMQAFTFKIDKLGELQDYIASH, encoded by the coding sequence ATGCTTAAAAATATTATCTTTGATTTTGGAAATGTCATCATGAATTATAATCCCGATGAAATTTTGAATCATTATGAGTTAAGTCCAGCAGACCACGATTTATTGAGAAAGACAATTTTTGAATCTAAAGAGTGGAGCGAGATTGATGCTGGCAAGATTACGGAAAAAGAGGCAACTGAAATATTTATAGATCGTGTTCCCGACCAATTAAAAAGCAAGGTTAAACAAATTATGGCAACTTGGCCAGAAAATGTTGATTTCTATGAACCAGTTTTTAACTACATGGAAAAATTGCGTCAAGATGGTTATAAGATCTATGGTTTGTCTAACACAGGGATGCAATTTGCTAATTTTGTCAAGAATTCTGAAATGGGGAATTATTTCGATGGTTATGTTTTCTCTGCTCAAGAGAAGTTAATGAAGCCAGATAGAAGGATTTATGAGAAATTAATTGCTCGGTATATTTTAAAGCCAGAAGAAAGTTTATTTATTGATGATTTGAAAGCAAACACTGATGCAGCAAAGAAATTGGGCATGCAAGCTTTTACTTTTAAAATTGACAAGCTAGGTGAGTTACAAGACTATATTGCTAGTCATTAA